A window of Sporichthyaceae bacterium genomic DNA:
GACCCGGCGTCAGTTGTCGAGGAACTCCAGCAGCCGGGTACCGAGCGCCTCGGCGGAGTAGTCGGTGCGGGCGCGGGCGGCGGCGGCGGCGCCCATGGCGGCCAAGCGCTCCGGGTCGGACAGGACGGCGATCAGGACCTGGGCCGCGGCGTGCGGGTCCTCCAACGGCCAGAACGCACCGTCGAGACCGGGACGGATCAGCTCGGGCAGGGCTCCGACGGCACCGGCCAGCACCGGTACCCCCTCGGCCATCGCCTCCAGCGGCGCGATGCCGAACGACTCGGTCACCGCGGTGTGGCAGTAGAGGGTGTGGGCGGCCAGCAGCGGCCGCGGTTCGGGCTGGAACCCGAGGAAGTGGACCTGGTCGGCCACGCCGGACCGGCGGGCCAACTCCTGCAACCGGGCGCGTTCGGGACCCTCACCGATGACGGTCAGGGTCCAGCGGTGACCCAGCCCGGCGGCCGTGGCCAGCACCCGCAACAGGTAGGCGTGGTTCTTCTGCGGCTCCAGCGCGCCGATGGTCACCAGGTCGCCCATCGGGGCCACCGCGCGCGGCAGGGCCGCGGGCACGGTGTTGTGGATGACCACGGACGGGACCTGGCGCATCGCGGGAAGGCGGTCCTGCAGCACCCGCCGGGCGAACGCGGAGACGTAGGCGACGCCGTCCAGCCGCGGCAGCACCCCGGCCTCGAAGTCCCGGATGGACCGGAACAGACGTCCGCCGCGGGGGATCCGGCCCTTGTTGGCCCACTCGTCGGCCTGGGACATGTTGAAGTGGACGACCATCACCACGCGTTGGTCCCGGCGCGCGCGCAGCGCGGCACCGGCCGAGACCGGGTCCTGGGCGTAGACGACCGCCGGGCGCCCGTCGGCCAACCGGGACCGCAGCGCCCGGGCGAGGAACTCCCCGTGCCAGTGTCGGTACCACCAGACACCGGCCGCCGGACTGAGCGGCTCGAGGATCTTGCGGGCCCCGAAGACCGGGTACAGCAACGGCGAGCCGGCCGTGAAGGGGTTGATGAACTCGCACGGGCGCGACACCGAACGCAGGTGCTCCTGCACGGCGCGGGAATGG
This region includes:
- a CDS encoding glycosyltransferase family 4 protein encodes the protein MGVIDEDDVRSRHAPRPPGPPGPPVVIASLLRPAGGSGVQTHSRAVQEHLRSVSRPCEFINPFTAGSPLLYPVFGARKILEPLSPAAGVWWYRHWHGEFLARALRSRLADGRPAVVYAQDPVSAGAALRARRDQRVVMVVHFNMSQADEWANKGRIPRGGRLFRSIRDFEAGVLPRLDGVAYVSAFARRVLQDRLPAMRQVPSVVIHNTVPAALPRAVAPMGDLVTIGALEPQKNHAYLLRVLATAAGLGHRWTLTVIGEGPERARLQELARRSGVADQVHFLGFQPEPRPLLAAHTLYCHTAVTESFGIAPLEAMAEGVPVLAGAVGALPELIRPGLDGAFWPLEDPHAAAQVLIAVLSDPERLAAMGAAAAARARTDYSAEALGTRLLEFLDN